From a single Fulvivirga ulvae genomic region:
- the panD gene encoding aspartate 1-decarboxylase, whose product MNIEVLKSKIHRVKITQAELHYVGSITIDEDLMDAANMIEGEKVQIVNVNNGERLETYIIKGERGSGMICLNGPAARKAQVGDIVIIISYAIMDFEKAKTFEPTLIFPDADNKLLQ is encoded by the coding sequence ATGAATATTGAAGTTTTAAAATCGAAGATCCACCGTGTGAAAATCACTCAGGCTGAACTACATTATGTGGGTAGTATAACCATAGACGAAGATCTGATGGATGCCGCCAATATGATAGAGGGGGAAAAAGTGCAGATCGTAAATGTGAATAATGGTGAAAGGTTAGAAACCTATATCATAAAAGGTGAACGGGGTAGCGGTATGATCTGTCTGAACGGCCCTGCAGCCCGCAAAGCTCAGGTTGGCGATATTGTAATCATCATCTCCTATGCTATCATGGACTTTGAGAAGGCCAAAACCTTTGAACCTACACTTATATTCCCAGACGCAGATAATAAACTTCTGCAATAA
- a CDS encoding zinc metallopeptidase, whose amino-acid sequence MGIIIIMIVFGIISFAVSSRLKSKFKKYSQIPLNKNLSGAEIAQLMLTDNGIHDVKVTSVEGQLTDHYNPVNKTVNLSEAVYYGRNAAAAAVAAHECGHAVQHAKAYSMLEFRSAMVPVQNASGKIMNVIFMMMLFGGFLLPSLIPFKLALLIIIGCYTVFTLFAFVTLPVEFDASKRALAWVEQRGIVTSAEHGMAKDALKWAAMTYVVAAVASLVTLLYYISMFLGSRD is encoded by the coding sequence ATGGGAATTATAATCATTATGATTGTTTTCGGTATCATCAGTTTTGCGGTTAGTTCAAGACTGAAGAGTAAATTTAAAAAATACTCGCAGATACCACTGAATAAAAATTTATCGGGAGCTGAAATAGCTCAGCTTATGCTGACAGACAATGGCATTCACGATGTAAAGGTAACATCAGTTGAAGGTCAGCTTACTGATCACTATAACCCGGTTAACAAAACGGTTAACCTGAGTGAGGCTGTTTATTATGGTAGAAATGCCGCAGCGGCGGCGGTAGCCGCTCATGAGTGTGGTCACGCTGTTCAGCATGCCAAGGCCTATAGCATGCTGGAATTCAGATCTGCTATGGTTCCGGTTCAAAACGCAAGCGGAAAGATCATGAACGTTATTTTCATGATGATGCTGTTCGGAGGTTTTCTGCTTCCTTCACTGATTCCTTTTAAATTGGCGTTGCTGATCATTATCGGCTGTTACACGGTGTTTACCTTATTTGCTTTTGTAACCCTTCCCGTCGAATTTGATGCCAGTAAAAGGGCATTGGCTTGGGTTGAGCAGCGAGGAATAGTTACTTCAGCTGAACACGGCATGGCCAAAGATGCGCTCAAATGGGCCGCGATGACATATGTGGTGGCCGCAGTAGCTTCGTTGGTGACCTTGCTTTACTATATCAGTATGTTTTTGGGTAGCAGAGATTAA
- a CDS encoding geranylgeranylglyceryl/heptaprenylglyceryl phosphate synthase — translation MKILKTLEEKTQKGQKSLAILIDPDNVEDISSINSLLNLAKECYVDYFFVGGSLITNNNLDRIIKTIKSSCEIPVILFPGSNMHLDLSADGILFLSLISGRNADLLIGQHVIAAPILKNSGIEVLPTGYMLINSERTSAVSYMSNTSPIPPDKYSVAACTAMAGEMLGLKLIFMDAGSGANEAITQKMISQVKKVIDVPLIVGGGIDSATKAKSSIEAGADMIVIGNAIEKNPNLLIEVSEKIYDFNRSLNIH, via the coding sequence ATGAAGATTCTAAAGACGCTTGAAGAAAAAACTCAAAAAGGACAAAAATCTTTAGCCATACTTATTGACCCGGATAATGTTGAGGATATATCTTCCATCAATAGCTTACTAAATCTTGCCAAGGAGTGTTATGTTGATTACTTCTTTGTCGGAGGTAGTTTGATCACCAACAATAATCTGGACAGGATTATCAAAACCATTAAATCCAGCTGTGAAATACCGGTTATATTATTTCCCGGCAGCAATATGCATCTTGATCTTAGCGCTGATGGCATATTATTTCTCAGTCTGATTTCCGGCCGAAATGCTGATTTGCTGATAGGACAACATGTGATAGCAGCGCCAATTTTAAAAAACAGCGGCATAGAAGTTCTGCCTACAGGCTATATGCTTATCAACTCTGAACGAACCTCTGCTGTTTCCTACATGAGCAACACCTCCCCTATACCGCCGGATAAATATTCAGTAGCGGCATGTACCGCCATGGCCGGAGAAATGCTGGGACTGAAACTTATCTTCATGGATGCCGGAAGCGGTGCCAATGAAGCGATAACCCAAAAAATGATCAGCCAGGTAAAAAAAGTTATTGATGTCCCGCTGATAGTTGGTGGTGGCATTGATTCTGCAACAAAAGCCAAATCGTCCATAGAAGCAGGGGCCGATATGATCGTAATTGGAAACGCCATAGAAAAAAACCCCAATCTGCTGATTGAGGTTTCTGAAAAGATTTATGATTTTAACAGATCTTTAAATATTCATTAA
- a CDS encoding acyl-CoA dehydrogenase, translated as MNFELTEEQRAVQAAARDFAQNELLPGVIDRDEEQKFPAEQIRKMGELGFMGMMVDPKYNGGGMDSVSYVLAMEEISKVDASCSVAMSVNNSLVCWGLEKYGTEEQKQKYLTKLATGEIIGAFCLSEPEAGSDATSQRTTAEDKGDYYLLNGTKNWITNGNSAGVYIVIAQTDPEKKHKGINALIVEKGMDGFVVGKKENKLGIRGSDTHSLMFTDVKVPKENRIGVDGFGFNFAMSTLNGGRIGIASQALGIASGAYELALKYAQERKAFGKPIAQHQAIQFKLAEMATQIEAARLLCLNAAALKDQGKDYVKAAAMAKVFSSKVAMDVTVEAVQVHGGYGYVKEYHVERLMRDAKITQIYEGTSEIQKIVIARELLKN; from the coding sequence ATGAACTTTGAATTGACAGAAGAACAACGAGCGGTTCAGGCTGCTGCGCGTGACTTCGCACAAAATGAACTGCTTCCGGGAGTAATTGATAGGGATGAAGAACAAAAATTTCCGGCCGAACAAATCAGGAAAATGGGTGAGTTGGGTTTTATGGGAATGATGGTAGATCCAAAATATAACGGCGGTGGCATGGACTCTGTTTCATATGTACTGGCCATGGAAGAAATCTCAAAAGTAGATGCATCGTGTTCAGTTGCGATGTCAGTAAACAATTCATTGGTGTGCTGGGGACTAGAGAAATACGGTACCGAGGAGCAGAAGCAAAAGTACCTGACCAAACTTGCTACAGGCGAAATAATAGGTGCCTTTTGTTTGTCTGAGCCCGAAGCAGGCTCTGATGCAACAAGCCAGCGTACAACTGCCGAGGACAAAGGTGATTATTACCTGCTCAATGGTACTAAAAACTGGATCACCAATGGTAATAGTGCCGGAGTTTATATAGTAATCGCCCAGACCGACCCGGAAAAGAAGCATAAAGGGATTAATGCTCTGATCGTAGAAAAAGGAATGGATGGTTTCGTTGTAGGTAAAAAAGAAAATAAATTAGGAATTAGAGGGTCTGATACACACTCTTTAATGTTTACTGACGTTAAAGTACCTAAAGAGAACCGAATAGGTGTGGATGGCTTTGGGTTTAATTTTGCAATGTCTACGCTCAACGGAGGTCGTATAGGTATTGCTTCGCAGGCTCTGGGTATTGCATCAGGCGCCTATGAGCTGGCGTTGAAATATGCTCAGGAGCGCAAGGCTTTTGGTAAGCCTATTGCCCAGCATCAGGCTATCCAGTTTAAATTGGCAGAAATGGCTACGCAGATTGAAGCGGCGCGACTTTTATGTTTAAATGCAGCTGCATTAAAAGATCAGGGTAAGGATTATGTTAAAGCTGCAGCTATGGCAAAAGTATTCTCATCTAAGGTTGCAATGGATGTTACTGTGGAGGCAGTTCAGGTACACGGAGGATATGGTTATGTGAAGGAGTACCATGTAGAGCGATTGATGCGTGACGCCAAAATCACTCAAATATATGAGGGAACCTCTGAGATTCAGAAGATTGTAATTGCCCGTGAATTGCTTAAAAACTAA
- a CDS encoding AraC family transcriptional regulator, protein MEDYNKIIESLGIKFVKSNNIKVSHPFTIKDYEETENTILILKKGIVRFGKDNELLKEGHALFIPAMRYTPLSFGEVDDRSPELSLEEFSYKQTEYFKTNPEDISGVPVADFTSIVFETKVFDTVNFFSALDIPAFTLENSRVNSTIYDIVKEQETRLEGNQRVVKLKTELLVVEVIRHILQKRLFVEQMATNSTYFKDPRLIKLFKYIKDNLGGELTNKTLSDVADVSEDYVGQYFKTLTGINPQDYIEYQRMEYAVKLLRTTKMSIRDIGRACGYKDTAYFCRRFKMMYGIPAGKMRKRETLMNI, encoded by the coding sequence ATGGAAGATTACAATAAAATAATTGAATCCTTAGGAATTAAGTTTGTAAAGTCCAATAATATAAAAGTATCACACCCTTTTACCATTAAGGACTACGAAGAAACAGAAAACACAATTCTTATCCTTAAAAAAGGAATTGTCAGATTTGGTAAGGATAATGAGTTGTTAAAAGAAGGTCATGCGCTATTTATCCCTGCCATGAGGTATACGCCTCTGTCATTTGGTGAGGTGGATGATAGAAGTCCTGAGTTATCTCTGGAAGAATTTAGTTATAAGCAAACAGAATATTTCAAGACCAACCCGGAAGACATCTCTGGCGTACCGGTGGCTGATTTTACATCCATTGTCTTTGAGACCAAAGTGTTTGATACGGTTAATTTCTTTAGTGCTTTAGATATACCTGCATTTACTTTGGAAAATTCCAGAGTAAACAGTACCATCTATGATATAGTTAAAGAACAGGAAACCAGGCTTGAAGGAAACCAGCGAGTGGTAAAGCTAAAAACAGAATTACTTGTTGTAGAGGTTATCCGTCATATCCTGCAAAAGAGACTATTCGTGGAGCAGATGGCCACTAACAGTACCTACTTCAAAGACCCTCGTTTGATAAAGCTCTTCAAGTACATCAAGGATAATCTTGGAGGCGAGCTGACTAATAAAACCCTGTCAGATGTAGCAGATGTCTCCGAAGACTATGTAGGACAGTATTTTAAAACGCTGACAGGTATTAATCCTCAGGATTATATTGAATATCAGCGTATGGAGTATGCTGTAAAGCTACTCAGGACTACCAAAATGAGCATCAGGGATATCGGACGTGCCTGTGGTTACAAAGATACTGCTTACTTCTGTAGAAGGTTTAAGATGATGTATGGTATACCGGCAGGAAAAATGAGAAAGAGAGAGACTTTAATGAATATTTAA
- the glmS gene encoding glutamine--fructose-6-phosphate transaminase (isomerizing), producing MCGIVAYVGPRQAHEVIIKGLKRLEYRGYDSAGIALLNGGLNIYKKKGKVSDLEEHLYENNLNSNIGIGHTRWATHGEPNDENAHPHYSHSKKLAIIHNGIIENYSSLKQELINKGHTFESETDSEVFIHFIEDIQENNDCSLDEAVRLALTKVVGAYAIVIMSKDDPNLLIAARKGSPLVIGIGKDEFFLASDATPIIEYTNEVVYLNDYEIAVIDNNELKLKNTQDVVSTPYIQTLDMELEAIEKGGYEHFMLKEIFEQPKSIGDCMRGRLNANEGRLVLGGIREYANKLVNADRIVIVACGTSWHAGLVAEYFIEEFCRIPVEVEYASEFRYRNPIINEGDIVFAISQSGETADTLAAIELAKSKGAIIFGVCNVVGSSISRVSHEGAYTHAGPEIGVASTKAFTAQLTVLNMIALRVAHKKGTITERRYHELLVELENIPAKVEKALKLDNQIKEISETFKDARNFLYLGRGYNFPVALEGALKLKEISYIHAEGYPAAEMKHGPIALIDEEMPVVVIATRDSSYDKVVSNIQEVRARKGRVIAVVTEGDALIPQMAEFVIEVPKTDEALMPMVSVIPLQLLSYHIAVMRGCNVDQPRNLAKSVTVE from the coding sequence ATGTGCGGAATAGTTGCCTATGTAGGGCCCAGACAGGCTCATGAGGTTATCATTAAAGGACTTAAAAGATTAGAATATAGAGGTTATGATAGTGCAGGTATAGCTCTTCTCAACGGAGGCCTGAACATATACAAGAAAAAAGGCAAAGTATCTGACCTTGAAGAACACCTGTATGAAAATAATCTAAACAGCAATATCGGCATTGGCCACACACGTTGGGCGACCCATGGAGAGCCTAATGATGAGAATGCTCACCCACATTACTCTCACTCGAAGAAGCTGGCCATTATACACAATGGGATCATTGAAAACTACAGCTCACTTAAACAGGAGCTGATCAATAAAGGCCATACTTTCGAAAGTGAAACAGACTCGGAAGTTTTTATACACTTTATCGAGGATATTCAGGAAAATAATGACTGCTCATTAGATGAAGCAGTACGATTGGCACTTACCAAAGTTGTTGGAGCGTATGCAATAGTGATCATGTCAAAAGACGATCCTAATTTGCTGATTGCAGCAAGAAAGGGTAGCCCTCTCGTAATAGGTATTGGCAAAGACGAATTTTTCCTGGCTTCTGATGCCACACCTATTATTGAATATACCAATGAAGTGGTGTATCTCAATGATTACGAAATAGCCGTAATTGACAATAATGAACTAAAGCTCAAAAACACGCAGGATGTAGTTTCTACGCCGTATATCCAAACTTTGGACATGGAGCTGGAAGCCATTGAAAAGGGTGGGTATGAGCACTTCATGCTGAAAGAGATCTTTGAGCAGCCAAAATCCATTGGTGATTGTATGCGTGGCCGCTTAAATGCCAATGAAGGAAGACTGGTATTAGGTGGTATCAGGGAATATGCCAATAAACTGGTAAATGCTGACCGCATAGTAATAGTTGCCTGCGGAACTTCATGGCACGCAGGTTTGGTGGCAGAATACTTTATTGAAGAGTTTTGCAGAATACCTGTAGAAGTAGAATATGCCTCCGAGTTCAGGTACAGGAATCCTATCATAAATGAAGGGGATATAGTATTTGCTATTTCTCAGTCAGGCGAAACCGCAGATACACTTGCCGCTATCGAACTGGCCAAGTCCAAAGGTGCCATAATCTTCGGAGTGTGTAACGTGGTAGGCTCATCTATTTCAAGAGTTTCGCATGAAGGTGCGTACACCCATGCCGGTCCTGAAATCGGGGTTGCCAGCACAAAAGCTTTCACTGCTCAATTGACCGTTCTAAACATGATTGCCCTTAGAGTAGCCCATAAGAAAGGAACAATAACCGAGAGAAGGTATCATGAATTATTAGTTGAGCTCGAAAACATTCCTGCCAAAGTAGAAAAGGCCCTTAAACTGGACAATCAGATCAAAGAAATTTCCGAAACTTTCAAGGATGCCCGTAATTTCCTTTACCTGGGCAGGGGCTATAATTTCCCCGTTGCCCTGGAAGGTGCGTTGAAACTGAAAGAGATCTCATACATCCACGCAGAAGGATATCCTGCAGCAGAAATGAAGCATGGACCAATTGCCTTGATTGATGAGGAAATGCCTGTCGTTGTAATTGCAACAAGGGACAGCTCTTACGACAAAGTAGTTTCCAACATACAGGAAGTAAGAGCACGAAAAGGCCGGGTAATCGCTGTGGTTACTGAAGGTGATGCTCTTATACCTCAAATGGCAGAATTTGTAATAGAGGTACCAAAGACTGATGAAGCACTCATGCCAATGGTTTCCGTAATACCTTTACAGCTATTGTCATACCATATAGCTGTAATGAGAGGTTGCAATGTTGATCAGCCCAGAAATCTGGCAAAATCAGTAACAGTAGAATAA
- a CDS encoding glycogen/starch synthase, with protein MSKLRILYVASEINPFLQTSKVAEFVRKLPQAMQEKGMEIRILVPRFGLINERKNRLHEVVRLSGINIAVGEEEKPLIIKVASIPNAKLQVYFIDNEDYFHRKYVFHDKENNFYEDNDERAIFFCKGVIETVRKLGWAPDIVHCNDWMTSLIPLYLKTTYKNDPLFKDTKSVFTTYNNAFSHKFNGDLIEKVKMIDIEDSMLTNLLSADYYGFIKLGLEFSDAVIRAEEDQTLDGLFEKFPEEKKIETIEKDENFTDSYYNLYNELVG; from the coding sequence ATGTCAAAACTTCGTATTCTTTATGTAGCCAGTGAAATCAATCCTTTCTTACAAACTTCCAAAGTAGCAGAATTTGTCAGAAAGTTGCCACAGGCTATGCAGGAAAAAGGGATGGAAATCAGAATACTGGTTCCGAGATTCGGCTTGATAAATGAAAGAAAGAACAGGTTGCATGAAGTTGTCAGACTTTCAGGGATCAATATTGCAGTAGGTGAGGAAGAAAAACCTTTAATTATTAAGGTGGCCTCTATACCTAATGCCAAATTACAGGTTTATTTTATTGATAACGAAGACTATTTCCACCGGAAATACGTTTTCCACGATAAAGAAAATAACTTTTATGAAGATAACGACGAAAGAGCAATATTTTTCTGTAAAGGCGTTATTGAAACTGTGAGGAAGCTTGGCTGGGCTCCTGATATTGTTCATTGCAATGACTGGATGACTAGTTTGATACCTTTATATTTAAAAACGACATACAAAAATGATCCGTTATTTAAGGATACCAAATCTGTCTTTACTACGTATAACAATGCATTCAGCCATAAATTTAATGGTGATCTGATAGAGAAAGTTAAAATGATCGATATCGAAGATAGTATGTTAACAAACCTTTTATCAGCAGATTACTATGGGTTTATCAAATTGGGTCTTGAGTTTTCCGATGCAGTCATAAGAGCTGAGGAAGATCAAACACTTGATGGCTTATTTGAAAAATTCCCTGAAGAAAAGAAAATCGAAACAATAGAAAAAGACGAAAATTTTACGGACTCTTATTACAATTTATATAATGAACTTGTGGGTTAG
- the rfaE2 gene encoding D-glycero-beta-D-manno-heptose 1-phosphate adenylyltransferase, whose translation MKSTKNKIVDRNSLHSIVQGWKKEGKKVVFTNGCFDILHLGHVDYLEKARQRGDKLVLGLNTDLSVKRLKGENRPLNDQYARARLLASLAFVDALTYFDEDTPYELIKELKPDILVKGNDYLAENIVGADIVIANGGKVETIALVEGFSTSNIIEKIKKQS comes from the coding sequence TTGAAATCTACAAAAAATAAGATCGTAGACCGGAATAGCTTGCACTCAATTGTACAAGGCTGGAAGAAGGAAGGAAAAAAAGTCGTTTTTACGAATGGCTGTTTTGATATTCTCCACCTGGGGCATGTTGATTATCTTGAAAAAGCCCGTCAACGTGGTGATAAGCTGGTGCTGGGCTTAAATACAGACCTTTCAGTAAAGCGCCTTAAGGGAGAAAACAGGCCCCTAAATGATCAGTATGCCAGAGCGCGGTTGCTGGCCTCCCTGGCTTTCGTAGATGCCCTTACCTATTTTGATGAGGATACTCCCTATGAACTGATAAAAGAACTAAAACCTGACATTCTCGTTAAAGGAAATGACTATTTGGCAGAGAATATCGTTGGCGCAGATATTGTTATAGCTAATGGAGGAAAGGTGGAGACCATCGCTTTGGTAGAAGGTTTTTCCACTTCAAATATTATAGAAAAAATAAAAAAACAAAGTTAG
- the panC gene encoding pantoate--beta-alanine ligase, with protein sequence MEIYRDIAPLQQHLNEHKFQGKKIGLVPTMGALHEGHLSLIQASQADNDITVCSIYVNPTQFNNSQDLEKYPRNLDQDISLLREAGCHVLFCPDDSTIYTEQPKISFNFAGLDQVMEGKFRPGHFSGVGLIVSKLFNIVAPHCAYFGQKDLQQYLIIKQLVRDLSYNVQLKCIPIVREADGMAMSSRNKRLTEEGRGKAVILYRTLSEAQKMLKSRMDVPRVKKEVTAIIDQAGVELEYFEIVNPETLEFMENNLSGKNVALCVAGYVDGVRLIDNEIFNLEF encoded by the coding sequence ATGGAGATTTACAGGGATATTGCTCCTTTACAACAACACCTCAATGAACATAAGTTCCAGGGTAAAAAAATAGGCCTGGTGCCTACCATGGGGGCATTGCACGAAGGTCATTTATCGTTGATCCAGGCTTCGCAGGCTGACAATGATATTACCGTTTGCAGTATATATGTTAACCCTACCCAGTTCAATAACAGCCAGGACCTTGAGAAATACCCGAGAAACCTTGATCAGGATATTAGTTTATTACGAGAAGCAGGCTGTCATGTATTATTTTGCCCCGATGATAGTACAATTTACACGGAACAACCCAAAATAAGCTTTAACTTTGCAGGACTTGATCAGGTGATGGAAGGGAAATTCCGCCCCGGTCATTTCAGTGGGGTTGGGTTGATTGTTTCTAAATTATTCAATATAGTAGCTCCACATTGTGCATACTTTGGGCAAAAGGACCTTCAACAGTATTTGATTATAAAGCAATTGGTGAGGGACCTTTCCTATAATGTGCAGCTGAAGTGTATTCCTATAGTGCGGGAGGCAGACGGAATGGCTATGTCATCAAGGAACAAAAGGCTGACAGAAGAAGGCCGAGGCAAAGCAGTGATATTGTACAGGACACTTAGCGAGGCACAGAAGATGCTCAAGTCCAGAATGGATGTGCCGCGGGTAAAGAAAGAAGTGACTGCCATCATTGATCAGGCAGGGGTAGAACTGGAATACTTTGAAATTGTTAACCCTGAAACATTAGAATTCATGGAGAACAATTTAAGTGGAAAAAATGTTGCGCTGTGCGTGGCTGGCTATGTCGACGGAGTCAGGTTAATTGACAATGAAATTTTTAATTTAGAATTCTGA
- a CDS encoding DUF4270 family protein: MNLWVRRSGLILLSALTFFSCEEELSTVGLPPENDLGIFFVDVPLNDKVSQIWVDNIYSRATGSIIVGSYQDEYFGHMEARSFTELTLPSENPGKNFSGTATLDSLVVETRIRGIYGSNVKNTLNKIEIYQLTDTIPVKDQTYTIASTQALGAKLAESEFYIYPDSLGLKFEDYVEDVQNLTPKDSSDRERLFDSNDEYIYRSAFQVNDTYALEFFNRLKNQDAAFSSAENFADYFNGMAFVSTVSNSAVLTYGVSDTRMVLYYSETDSQGNTSQEELVFGASATINYNNIEPNKNVGWSGSDFDDLSTFYEPYVTSTNLAYVQSGTNLLMKIDLSSMQQFADTIDSPVIQKAELIFSGIVDADENTPPPANMLYYLTTTDSLANKNYRVGTLLSNTGGTASVTYNSEDNEIRNDITLSLQNLLYEENYNQLILAPVRVINGAFLPTASSVSRLVVYKDNMHLRFYYSIPDKK, from the coding sequence ATGAACTTGTGGGTTAGAAGATCAGGGCTGATACTACTATCAGCCCTGACATTTTTTTCGTGCGAAGAAGAATTAAGCACAGTTGGTCTCCCCCCCGAAAATGATTTGGGGATTTTTTTTGTCGATGTACCGTTAAACGATAAGGTTTCTCAGATATGGGTCGATAATATTTATTCAAGAGCTACAGGCAGCATTATTGTCGGTAGCTATCAGGATGAATACTTCGGACACATGGAAGCCAGGAGCTTTACTGAACTCACCTTACCTTCTGAAAATCCAGGTAAGAACTTTTCGGGAACAGCCACACTCGACTCCCTCGTTGTGGAAACCAGAATAAGGGGAATATATGGTAGCAATGTAAAAAACACATTAAATAAAATAGAGATTTATCAGCTTACCGACACTATTCCTGTCAAGGATCAAACTTATACGATTGCTTCAACCCAGGCTTTAGGAGCGAAGCTTGCCGAAAGTGAATTCTATATCTATCCTGACTCCCTGGGTCTAAAATTCGAAGATTATGTTGAGGACGTACAAAACCTGACCCCAAAGGACAGTTCAGACAGAGAGAGACTCTTTGATAGCAATGACGAGTATATTTACCGGTCTGCATTTCAGGTCAATGACACCTATGCACTTGAGTTTTTCAATAGGCTCAAAAATCAGGATGCTGCCTTTAGCAGTGCCGAAAATTTCGCAGATTATTTTAATGGTATGGCATTTGTTTCCACTGTTTCAAATAGCGCTGTTCTAACCTATGGAGTATCCGATACAAGAATGGTGCTCTACTACTCGGAGACGGACAGTCAAGGCAACACCTCTCAAGAAGAACTGGTTTTTGGAGCATCTGCAACCATCAACTATAATAATATTGAACCCAATAAAAATGTAGGGTGGAGTGGCTCTGATTTTGATGACCTTTCAACATTTTATGAGCCTTATGTCACCAGTACCAACCTTGCTTATGTTCAAAGTGGCACCAACTTACTTATGAAGATTGACCTGTCATCTATGCAGCAATTTGCCGATACAATTGACAGCCCGGTTATTCAAAAAGCTGAATTGATATTCTCCGGTATAGTTGATGCGGATGAAAACACACCTCCACCGGCAAATATGCTATACTACCTCACAACTACAGATAGTCTGGCGAATAAGAATTACCGTGTTGGAACCTTACTAAGCAATACGGGTGGTACTGCTTCCGTAACCTATAATTCGGAAGATAATGAAATCAGAAATGACATTACTTTGTCTTTGCAAAACCTCCTTTATGAAGAAAACTACAACCAATTGATACTGGCGCCCGTGAGGGTAATAAATGGTGCATTTTTACCTACAGCCAGTTCTGTCAGCAGGCTGGTTGTTTATAAAGACAATATGCATTTACGATTCTACTACTCAATACCAGATAAGAAATAA
- a CDS encoding lysylphosphatidylglycerol synthase transmembrane domain-containing protein, which translates to MLGVTAFLLWLSFQNIQVSNGESKWDFILRTWDSANKPFLFLSAFAAIFSHVLRAERWKLLLKPLGHHISLGHSFMSVMVGYFINLAIPRGGEVSRCYNLYRLHRVPVDVSFGTVVMERIIDLIFLIILLTVAFFIELDNLLYFFQSDEIRRLTSSDRGSSFSYTLLVGGIVFVIAVVLVIRYIFNSKRYLALRYMSKIRGMMRGLKSGVTSIFKLEKRVLFIVYSLLIWLCYYLMMYLVMLAFPETAHLGILAALTIFVIGGIAMAIPLPGGAGSFHILVPLGLVILYSIPEEKAVPFTFIFHGWQTLVIIVVGALSLFLSQISKKKIEIYKK; encoded by the coding sequence ATGCTTGGCGTTACGGCCTTTTTGCTATGGCTGTCTTTTCAGAATATCCAGGTGTCGAATGGGGAGAGTAAGTGGGATTTTATACTCAGAACCTGGGATTCCGCTAATAAACCCTTCCTTTTTTTGTCAGCCTTCGCTGCAATTTTCAGTCACGTATTAAGAGCCGAAAGGTGGAAGCTACTATTGAAACCGTTAGGGCATCATATTTCACTGGGGCATAGCTTTATGTCGGTAATGGTCGGGTATTTTATTAATCTGGCTATTCCCAGAGGTGGCGAAGTTTCCAGGTGCTATAACCTCTATAGGTTACACAGGGTTCCGGTAGATGTTTCTTTTGGTACCGTGGTAATGGAGAGAATCATTGACCTTATTTTCCTGATCATTCTTCTGACAGTGGCTTTTTTTATCGAGCTGGATAACCTGCTTTATTTCTTTCAGTCTGATGAGATCAGGAGACTTACATCGTCAGACCGTGGTTCGAGCTTTTCCTATACCTTACTGGTTGGGGGCATTGTGTTTGTTATAGCAGTAGTTCTGGTGATCAGGTATATTTTTAACAGCAAGCGATACCTCGCACTGCGCTACATGTCAAAAATTAGGGGCATGATGAGGGGCCTTAAAAGTGGTGTTACCAGTATTTTTAAGCTGGAAAAACGGGTATTGTTTATAGTTTATTCCTTATTGATATGGCTGTGCTATTACCTGATGATGTACCTCGTGATGCTGGCCTTTCCGGAAACAGCTCATTTAGGCATTCTTGCAGCCCTTACCATATTTGTAATAGGCGGTATTGCTATGGCCATTCCGTTGCCTGGAGGTGCGGGCAGCTTTCATATACTTGTGCCCTTGGGGCTCGTAATCCTCTACTCAATACCAGAAGAAAAAGCCGTACCTTTTACTTTCATATTTCATGGATGGCAAACTTTGGTTATTATTGTTGTAGGAGCTTTGTCTTTATTCCTGAGCCAGATATCTAAAAAGAAAATTGAAATCTACAAAAAATAA